One Drechmeria coniospora strain ARSEF 6962 chromosome 01, whole genome shotgun sequence genomic region harbors:
- a CDS encoding hypothetical protein (related to anon-37cs protein) codes for MDAFPMCFTSPSHRSSSKIYQDLISAHLLACPAPTCSHPSHDMANADALDQVQSPLSPAPNHVIILCIIGAGFAGLRCADILLEHGFIVTIIEGRDRIGGRVCQQRLKNGHLVDGGPNWIHGTTDNPILDLARETNTPVGSWDARACIFDESGNLFQPDEGEKLAGVMWGIILDAFKHSNTLSADIRPDETLSDFFQKRVVDVIPDTEPDFLRRRKIILQMSELWGAFVGSPVSRQSLKYFWLEECIEGENLFCPGTYKSILDAVARPALSKAEIRYNSKAKRIQYGQEGKRKVGVALESGQVLSFDEIVVTCPLGWLKRNLSAFQPPLPARLAKAIDAIGYGCLEKVYISFLKPFWLSGDGAGADDRKVQGFAQWLSPNYASDSNPDRWSLEAVEMASLDAKTSHPTILFYLFGEQSKHLTSKAREMQDPVKRERFLLDFFKPYYSRLPHYSETSADCRPNGCTTTDWLHDELAGYGSYSNFQAGLLEGDEDIKVMREGIPDQGFWLAGEHTAPFVALGTATGAYWSGESIGRSIAKAYGRETQKI; via the exons GCCTTCCCCATGTGCTTCACCAGCCCTTCCCATCGCAGCTCGTCCAAGATCTATCAGGACTTGATTTCCGCTCACCTCCTCGCTTGCCCTGCCCCTACCTGCAGCCATCCGTCGCACGACATGGCCAACGCGGACGCCCTTGATCAGGTACAGTCCCccttgtcgccggcgcccaaTCATGTCATCATCCTCT GcatcatcggcgccggcttcgcAGGACTACGCTGCGCCGACATTCTCCTCGAGCACGGCTTCATCGTCACCATTATCGAAGGCCGAGATCGCATCGGCGGCCGTGTGTGCCAGCAGAGGCTGAAGAACGGCCATCTGGTAGACGGTGGGCCAAACTGGATCCATGGGACCACGGACAATCCGATCCTTGACCTCGCCAGGGAAACAAATACGCCCGTGGGAAGCTGGGATGCGAGGGCATGCATCTTCGACGAGTCTGGCAACCTCTTCCAGCCcgacgagggagagaagCTCGCCGGTGTCATGTGGGGAATTATCCTGGACGCATTCAAGCACTCCAACACACTCAGCGCCGATATTCGCCCCGACGAGACGCTGTCGGACTTTTTCCAGAAGCGAGTGGTCGACGTCATCCCCGACACAGAGCCCGACTTTCTCCGGAGGCGGAAGATTATTCTCCAGATGTCGGAGCTGTGGGGTGCTTTTGTTGGGAGCCCGGTGTCGCGGCAGAGCCTCAAGTACTTTTGGCTGGAAGAATGCATCGAAGGAG AGAATCTCTTCTGCCCGGGAACCTACAAGAGTATACTCGATGCTGTCGCCAGGCCAGCGCTTTCCAAGGCGGAAATCAGGTACAATTCCAAGGCGAAAAGGATACAATACGGACAGGAGGGCAAGCGCAAAGTCGGTGTTGCACTCGAGAGCGGTCAGGTATTGTCGTTTGATGAGATCGTCGTGACCTGTCCGCTAGGCTGGTTGAAGCGAAACCTCTCCGCCTTTCAACCCCCTCTGCCGGCACGTCTCGCCAAagccatcgacgccatcggctACGGCTGCCTTGAAAAG GTCTACATCAGCTTTCTCAAACCATTTTGGCTGTCGGGTgacggagccggagccgacgaccGCAAGGTCCAGGGGTTTGCCCAGTGGCTGTCTCCCAACTACGCCTCGGACTCGAACCCTGACAGATGGAGTCTGGAGGCCGTCGAAATGGCCAGCCTCGATGCTAAAACCTCGCATCCGACCATCCTCTTCTACCTCTTTGGCGAACAGTCAAAGCACCTGACCTCCAAGGCGCGCGAGATGCAAGACCCCGTCAAGAGGGAACGGTTTCTCCTTGATTTCTTTAAGCCCTACTACTCCCGACTTCCACACTATTCGGAGACTTCTGCTGACTGTCGCCCCAACGGCTGCACCACCACCGACTGGCTCCACGACGAACTGGCCGGCTACGGGTCCTACAGCAACTTTCAAGCCGGTCTATtagaaggcgacgaggatatCAAAGTCATGCGTGAGGGTATCCCCGATCAAGGTTTTTGGCTGGCAGGAGAGCACACGGCTCCATTCGTGGCGCTCGGCACGGCCACTGGCGCATATTGGAGCGGCGAGTCCATCGGTCGCAGCATAGCGAAGGCGTACGGCCGAGAAACGCAAAAGATATGA